The sequence AGTTATCCGTGTCATTCATCATCTTTTCCCAGCTTCAGATTTCGGGCACAGGGGCGCCGCTACAGATCACTGAGGCGATCTGCACAGAGTTATTCGAAAGCTGAGATTGGGGTGAAAAGGCAGGGAGATGCACTCCCTGCCAATCAAAAGTTACTGCTTGTGCTTGGTAAACTTGAAGGTGTGGCAGTCATTACACAGTGGCTGCTTGGCTTCGTGCTCACCGTGACAAACGGTACAAGGTACCTCTTTGCCGTAGTGCAGGTTGTTGTGAGGGTTCTGCCACAGCTCGTCACCCTTGCGAGCGGTCTTCTTCGCCAGCTTGTCCGCTTTGTGACACTTCAGGCAGGCGTCGTCCGCAGGGCGGTGAGAAGGCGCGTTGGTGCCGTGACAAACCTTACAGTTGTCCTTTTTGTAGAACTTCTGGTGGTAGCTGCGACCGTCCATCATGCCTTGGTCGGTCAAAGAAGCGTCCGCCTTGATCTCAGCAGCAACGTTAGTGCTTGCCAGTACTGCAGCAACAGCAGCCAGGGTCATTAACTTTTTCATCATCTAATCCTCATTAATTCCGTTACTGACTCAGGCGCCCATGATGCTGCGAGCAGCGGTCATGCCCATTACCATACAATCTGGAATGGAGCAGCTACCCAGACGGCTCACGCCGTGCATACCACCGGCCACTTCGCCCGCGGCGTACAGGCCTTCGATGCGCTTACCGGTAAAGGAATCCTTAACCTCGGCCTTGGTGTTGATCTGAACACCGCCCTGGCAGTAGTGAACCTTGGGCCACAGACGAACCACGGTGAAGGGGGCTTTCAGGTATTTGCCTTTGGCTTTACCCATGTTCTTACCGAACTGCTCATCGTTACCGGTCTTCACGTAGCCGTTGTACTCTTCGATCTGCTCTTGCAGAGGCTTCAGAGGCACGTCGAAGTGCTTGGCCAGCTCTTCCAGAGAGTCGAACTTCCAGCCCACACCGTACTTCAGTACTTTCTTGCAGTTGGGGTGCTGCTTGGCGTGCTCGTAGCTGGTGATCATGATGGGAGGCAGAGGCTTGCCCTGGGCATCACGACAGGCCAGTTCGGCGTCGGCACGGGTCTTACGGTCAGCGATTTCGTTCATGAAACGCTTACCGGTCATGCGGTTAACCGCAATGGAGTGAGGAAGTTGAAGATGGAGTAGTTGGACACATAGCCGAAACCACCTTCATCTGGGGACGCCCAAGGACCGGACTGGATGTGCGCCATGTGCACAGGGATAGCACCCAGACGGAACATCTCGAACATACCTTCACCGGTCGCACCCTTGGCGTTGGTACAGCCTACTTCGGCGGTCAGGGTAGGATCCTGAGCCATACGCAGGTCAACGTTCTGAGCGAAACCACCGGTGGCCATGATCACGCCGCGGGTAGCGCGTACGTTGATCTCTTCTTCCAGCTCTGGGTTTTCGTCTTCGAAGTAGTAGCCTTTGTTCAGACGCACACCGACAACCTTGCCAGCGTCATCCAGGATGAAGCCGTTGAACTTGGTGCGAGGGACCATGTTCACGCCCATCTTGCGGCACTCACGCAGCAGAGGCTGGGTGATACCGGCGCCACAGCTAACGGTGGTCTGGTAGGTACGAGGTACGGAGTGACCACCCAACTGTTGCAGGTAGGGGTGGAATTCGGCACCGGCGTCGATGGTCATCTGCAGAGCTTCCATGGCGTGAGAGGCCACGTGACGCAGCAGAGCTTCGTCGGCAATACCACGACCGGCTTTCAGCTGATCGTTCACCATGCGCTCGACAGAGTCTTTCACACCCTTCTCTTTCTGCATGGGAGTCTGAGGCGCAGCGAACAGACCACCGTTAATGGCGGAGTTACCACCGAAAACAGGCATCTTTTCGAAGATGGTGACAGACTTACAGCCTTTGCGGGCCGCTTCGATGCCAGCGGCCAGGCCGGCGAAGCCGGAGCCGATAATGGCGATTTCGACAGTCTCGTCCCACTTCACGCCTTTGGCGCTGACGGAGGTAGCCATGGCAGGTGCGGCCATTACTGCACCGGCTGCACCCAACCCTTTAATGAAGTTACGGCGTCCTAGCATATTAACTTTACTCATTTGGTTCTCACCCTTGTTTTAGTTAATCGGGTGTTAGCGTAGTGTTGGAACCGGTTCCAAGTTGCGAGGATGTCGACCGTTATCAGTTACAGAGGAGTTACATGGTCAAACTTTAGAGTTAAGTCACCATTTGAAATAGTTTACTTATTTTAATCATGTATGCAGTGCATAAAGGACACTGACAATATTCCATTATTGACTGGCATCTAATTAATTTCTTCGAATGGCATTGTTTAATTTCACTGCTGGATAATGACAACTACAGCCATCAATGACTATAAAAGGCCCAAGATTGATATCTAAATTCGATATTTGAGCCAGAATAGTAATGGTTCCCATTTGAAGCCCTAAGCCCCTCTATGCCGCAGTAATGACCTCGCCCACATCACATTTCATCACTTTGGTCGAATAGCTACGTATTCGCACAGGGTTTGCAAAGAGTGTGGTTTTTAGACTCTGCCCTTATAAAAACAACCTAAACCAAGGAGCAGTGATGATTTTCAAACCCAAGTTCGTGTGGCCCCTTCTGGCCACAGCGGTTGCGCTAAGTGGTTGTGGCAGTGACGACAACACATCAAAGAAGCCACTACCACCAGTACCGCCAGATCAGGAGCACAATCTACGCCCCTATGACAACGTCTTTGGTGCTCTGCCAAACCACACTATGGCTGGCAAGACCGTGTACTTTTACTGGAATGAACGGGAAAACAACGACGGCGCCTTGGACGTTGTCCCTCCTGCCTCCAAGCCCATTGTCATTCGAGGCGACGATATAATTCACTGGCTCGACCAAAACCATGGGGGCGAATCTGTCCGCAACGGTTTTATCCAAACCTTTAAGCCGGGCAATTTTTCCTCCTTCGATATCTTTCTTTATGCAGTCAATAATCGCCAGGATGAAGTTTGTCAGCGATGGGGGCGCGAGCCGGGCTGCGATCTCAATGTGAAATATCAGTGGGACGAGCAGCGAGGCACCTTCGAATTCAGCATAAACGGCGAGACCAATTGGAAATTTGCCCAAGACTACTCTGGCGGGATTGAGCAGGAGCAGGGAAACTGGGGACTGGAGATTACCGAACATCAGCGCCCGGACCAGGTGATTGCCAAAGACGGAATTCAGGTAGGCATTGCCCCTTATGATCAACAGAAAGTGGACTTTTTCAAAGAGGTTCAACGAGCGGAAATAGCCCGCCTGAATGCCAACGGCGGCAAGGTGATCGTCGATCTGGTCAACATCCACGGTCTGCATAAGGAGTCCGTCGACGTGGCCGCCTTGGGTATGGTGAAGCAGTACATCACCGGTTACGTAGATGACATGGGTAATCCAGGCACCATGCCCGGCAAACCCGGCTCCAAGTGGCTCAACCCGATATTCTCTCCCAACGTTGAAGATGCCGAGATTGACGAAAACGGCCAGCCTAAGTCTCACTGGGGCTATGAAACCGAAAACGGCTTCATTGGATGCGGCATTACCGGCATGTCCTGCGTATTCAGTGAAGAAGCGGTCACCTTAACCAATCTTGAGGTCACTGCCCACAACATTCGCCCGGATTACTACTATGACGGAGTGATCACCATGGCGGATGTGGCCCTGTCACTCAATGACCATGTAGACGCCAACGGCAATAAGAACCACTCTGCCAGCCT is a genomic window of Ferrimonas sp. YFM containing:
- a CDS encoding cytochrome c3 family protein, with translation MMKKLMTLAAVAAVLASTNVAAEIKADASLTDQGMMDGRSYHQKFYKKDNCKVCHGTNAPSHRPADDACLKCHKADKLAKKTARKGDELWQNPHNNLHYGKEVPCTVCHGEHEAKQPLCNDCHTFKFTKHKQ